A single region of the Sciurus carolinensis chromosome 16, mSciCar1.2, whole genome shotgun sequence genome encodes:
- the Hsbp1 gene encoding heat shock factor-binding protein 1: MAETDPKTVQDLTSVVQTLLQQMQDKFQTMSDQIIGRIDDMSSRIDDLEKNIADLMTQAGVEELEGENKIPATQKS; this comes from the exons ATGGCCGAGACTGACCCCAAGACCGTGCAGGACCTCACCTCGGTG GTGCAGACGCTCCTGCAGCAAATGCAAGATAAATTTCAGACCATGTCCGACCAGATCATTGGAAGAA TTGATGATATGAGTAGTCGCATTGATGATCTAGAGAAAAACATCGCAGACCTCATGACACAGGCTGGGGTGGAAGAACTGGAAGGCGAAAACAAGATACCTGCCACACAAAAGAGTTGA